A genomic window from Candidatus Poribacteria bacterium includes:
- a CDS encoding LamG domain-containing protein — translation MKAILILFCLLIGAVYAYADLADGLISAWTFDDGTAKDSVGNNDGKINGGVEVTNGKFGKALSFNGKDGFVQVPHDKSLEAIANGLTVSAWIKVNQFVDHAAVIFKGEKIGWTNNYAFRIATHGSNGLTWGVCIPGTEGWFHTDNIMESGKWYFVCLTADGKQAVGHIAGEDGKVEIPPSGQGNPHAIAAPYRTCPDFPIEMGVGRAVGGTVGNDHYYNGMIDEVYLWSRALSDDEIAQLAKGARPKGVFPVEPAGKLATMWGFIKR, via the coding sequence ATGAAAGCTATTCTTATTTTGTTTTGCTTGCTTATCGGTGCTGTCTACGCATATGCCGATCTGGCCGACGGATTGATCTCGGCCTGGACGTTCGACGACGGCACAGCGAAGGATTCCGTCGGAAATAACGACGGTAAGATCAACGGCGGGGTTGAAGTGACAAATGGCAAGTTCGGCAAGGCACTCAGCTTCAACGGTAAGGACGGTTTCGTTCAGGTCCCACACGATAAAAGTCTGGAGGCGATAGCGAACGGCCTGACCGTCTCGGCGTGGATCAAAGTCAATCAGTTCGTCGATCACGCCGCTGTCATCTTCAAGGGCGAGAAGATAGGTTGGACGAACAACTATGCCTTCCGCATCGCCACTCATGGTTCCAATGGATTGACCTGGGGCGTCTGTATTCCGGGAACCGAAGGATGGTTCCACACTGACAACATCATGGAATCGGGAAAATGGTACTTCGTATGCTTAACGGCCGACGGCAAACAGGCGGTGGGACATATAGCGGGCGAAGACGGCAAAGTAGAGATACCGCCCAGCGGGCAGGGCAATCCTCATGCTATAGCGGCTCCCTACCGAACCTGCCCCGACTTCCCTATAGAGATGGGCGTGGGTAGGGCGGTCGGCGGCACAGTCGGCAACGATCACTACTACAACGGTATGATCGACGAGGTATATCTGTGGAGCAGGGCCCTTTCGGACGATGAGATCGCCCAGTTGGCAAAAGGGGCCAGGCCGAAAGGGGTTTTCCCTGTGGAGCCGGCCGGGAAGCTGGCTACCATGTGGGGATTTATCAAAAGATAG